From a single Arachis hypogaea cultivar Tifrunner chromosome 3, arahy.Tifrunner.gnm2.J5K5, whole genome shotgun sequence genomic region:
- the LOC112734327 gene encoding BTB/POZ domain-containing protein At1g30440 has translation MACMKLGSRADVFQRQGQAWFCRTGLPSDIVVEVGDISFHLHKFPLLSRSGVLARLIAEAPKEREDCVIELPDIPGGSKTFELVAKFCYNVKFELTASNIVHLRCAAEHLQMTEEYGDANLISQTETFLNQVVLRSWKDTLKALQTCDGDVLPYAEELHIVKSCIESLSGKASSSGPNLFGWPIVEQGLWSMQSPGGSVLWNGISIGAKPNISSSDWWYGDLTTLSLPLYMRLIAVMESHGISHKIIAGSLVVYAEKFLPGFNRHKVSDESSNHLTPLSEEEQKILLEDIDKLLPLQRGLVPTKFLLGLLRLAMILQLSPSCKSSLEKRIGMQLDEATAEDLLMPNFTCSDETLYNVDCVQRVLEHFLAMDQVAGGASPCSTDSSHLIGSPSQTPITMVAKLIDGYLVEIAPDVNLKLPKFQALAAAVPEFARPLDDGLYRAIDMYLKNHPWLTESEREQLCRVMDCQKLSLEACTHAAQNERLPLRVIVQVLFFEQLQLRTSIVGCFMVSDNLEGSRYLLRSGATAARENQILKVGMDSMRMRVCELEKECSNMRKEIEKLSGVKNSTSSTSSWGNMPMLLGFKMCSANEGSVRKQKIGESKVKTLKNRYGKHKNSSHGDKASISSALS, from the exons ATGGCTTGCATGAAGTTGGGTTCCAGAGCTGATGTATTCCAACGTCAAGGCCAGGCCTG GTTCTGCAGAACGGGGCTACCAAGTGATATAGTTGTTGAAGTTGGTGACATATCCTTCCATCTTCACAAG TTCCCTTTACTCTCTAGAAGTGGTGTTTTGGCAAGACTGATAGCTGAAGCTCCGAAAGAAAGGGAAGATTGTGTCATAGAACTTCCTGACATTCCAGGTGGATCCAAAACATTTGAACTGGTAGCAAAATTCTGCTACAATGTGAAATTCGAGCTTACTGCCTCAAACATTGTACACCTCCGGTGTGCTGCTGAGCATCTTCAAATGACTGAGGAATATGGTGATGCCAATCTTATTTCACAAACGGAAACCTTTCTTAACCAAGTAGTCCTCAGAAGTTGGAAAGATACACTTAAGGCACTTCAAACCTGTGATGGGGACGTTTTACCATATGCTGAAGAGCTTCACATTGTGAAAAGTTGCATTGAGTCACTCTCAGGAAAAGCGTCATCTTCTGGTCCAAACCTCTTTGGGTGGCCAATAGTGGAGCAGGGTTTGTGGTCAATGCAGAGCCCTGGCGGTAGTGTTTTGTGGAATGGAATAAGTATTGGTGCAAAACCAAACATCTCAAGTTCAGATTGGTGGTATGGAGATTTAACAACTCTGAGTTTACCTCTTTATATGAGGCTTATAGCAGTAATGGAATCTCACGGCATTAGCCACAAGATCATTGCTGGTTCTCTTGTTGTCTATGCAGAAAAGTTTCTGCCAGGTTTCAATCGTCACAAGGTATCTGATGAGTCTAGTAACCATTTGACACCATTATCTGAAGAAGAGCAGAAGATTTTGCTGGAAGATATTGATAAGTTACTTCCATTGCAAAGAGGTCTTGTTCCAACCAAATTCTTGCTTGGTCTACTTCGCCTTGCCATGATACTCCAGCTTAGCCCCTCTTGCAAATCAAGTTTGGAGAAGAGGATCGGGATGCAGCTTGATGAGGCTACTGCAGAAGATCTCTTGATGCCCAATTTCACATGTTCAGATGAGACACTTTACAATGTTGACTGTGTGCAAAGAGTACTTGAACACTTCCTTGCCATGGATCAGGTGGCAGGTGGTGCTTCTCCGTGTTCGACTGACAGCAGCCATTTGATTGGCTCACCATCACAAACACCAATCACCATGGTAGCCAAGCTGATTGATGGTTACCTCGTAGAGATTGCCCCGGACGTCAACCTGAAACTTCCCAAGTTCCAAGCCCTTGCTGCAGCAGTTCCAGAGTTTGCCAGGCCTTTGGATGATGGTCTATACCGCGCTATAGACATGTATTTGAAG AATCACCCATGGTTGACAGAATCTGAGAGAGAGCAATTATGCAGGGTGATGGATTGTCAGAAGCTGTCGTTAGAAGCATGCACACATGCTGCACAGAATGAGAGGCTACCCTTGAGAGTTATAGTTCAAGTCCTGTTCTTTGAGCAACTCCAACTTAGGACTTCAATTGTTGGTTGCTTCATGGTTTCAGATAATCTTGAAGGGTCCAGATACTTACTAAGAAGTGGGGCAACAGCTGCAAGGGAAAATCAGATTCTAAAAGTGGGAATGGACAGCATGAGGATGAGGGTGTGTGAGCTTGAGAAGGAATGTTCAAACATGAGGAAGGAGATTGAGAAATTGAGTGGCGTAAAGAATTCTACTTCTAGCACTAGCTCTTGGGGAAATATGCCAATGTTGCTTGGGTTTAAGATGTGTAGTGCCAATGAAGGATCggttagaaaacaaaaaattggaGAGAGTAAAGTTAAGACATTGAAGAACAGATACGGTAAACATAAGAATTCTTCTCATGGTGATAAGGCATCCATCTCTTCAGCTCTTTCATAG